A genomic window from Micromonospora sp. WMMA1947 includes:
- a CDS encoding DivIVA domain-containing protein, translating into MTVRNQRPFAEGAGTTYRSRAYPSLLPWQVRERRFPPARLGRRGLNPDEVYAFLDRVAVDMAAVYDALAQSRRETLRIKVALRRWQSEQAEGGRR; encoded by the coding sequence ATGACCGTCCGCAACCAGAGGCCGTTCGCCGAGGGCGCCGGGACGACGTACCGCTCCCGCGCGTACCCCAGTCTGCTGCCGTGGCAGGTGCGTGAGCGCCGCTTCCCGCCCGCCCGGCTCGGGCGCCGCGGCCTCAACCCCGATGAGGTGTACGCCTTCCTCGACCGGGTCGCCGTTGACATGGCTGCCGTCTACGACGCGCTGGCGCAGAGCCGGCGGGAGACCTTGCGGATCAAGGTCGCGCTGCGCCGGTGGCAGTCCGAGCAGGCCGAGGGCGGTCGGCGGTGA
- a CDS encoding helix-turn-helix transcriptional regulator translates to MADDMGSTVPRRQLGRALRDLRTEARMTLDGAAEAMQCSRQKMWRIETGLGPTRAVDVKAMCELYAATPELTTALVALANETKAKGWWHSYGDAIPDWFELYVGLESAASRLRGYDESLIPGLLQTEAYARGVFQNRTDMSDDDLEQFISVRLQRQGLLRRRLPKAPTLSSVLAESLLIKQVGDRAVMADQLRHLLDLSESPNISVRILPLSAGAHYGALAGTFMMLDFPLTNRTTPEPSVVYSESLTGALYLDRPDEIAAYEKVWASLDLLALDEQQSRHLINKIIGEVHHG, encoded by the coding sequence ATGGCCGACGACATGGGCTCGACAGTCCCCAGGAGACAGCTCGGGCGAGCGCTACGCGACCTGCGCACCGAAGCCCGCATGACCCTCGACGGCGCGGCCGAGGCCATGCAGTGCAGCCGGCAGAAGATGTGGCGCATCGAGACCGGCCTCGGCCCCACCCGCGCCGTCGACGTCAAGGCCATGTGCGAGCTGTACGCCGCCACCCCCGAGCTGACCACCGCCCTCGTCGCCCTGGCCAACGAGACCAAGGCCAAGGGCTGGTGGCACTCCTACGGCGACGCCATCCCCGACTGGTTCGAGCTGTACGTCGGCCTGGAATCCGCCGCCTCCCGCCTACGCGGGTATGACGAGTCGCTGATCCCCGGTCTCCTTCAGACCGAGGCGTACGCCCGAGGCGTCTTCCAGAACCGCACGGACATGAGCGATGACGACTTGGAGCAGTTCATCAGTGTGCGACTTCAGCGACAGGGTCTCCTGCGGCGACGCCTGCCAAAGGCACCCACGCTCAGCTCCGTGCTCGCCGAGTCGCTGCTGATCAAGCAAGTTGGCGACCGAGCGGTGATGGCCGATCAACTACGACACCTGCTCGACCTCTCCGAGTCGCCGAACATCTCCGTCCGCATCCTGCCCCTGTCCGCAGGAGCGCACTACGGAGCCCTCGCCGGGACCTTCATGATGCTCGACTTCCCGCTGACCAACCGGACCACCCCGGAGCCGTCTGTCGTCTACAGCGAATCCCTCACCGGCGCCCTCTACCTCGACCGTCCCGATGAGATCGCCGCCTACGAAAAAGTGTGGGCCAGCCTCGATCTGCTTGCCCTCGATGAGCAACAATCGAGGCATCTGATCAACAAGATCATCGGAGAGGTTCACCATGGCTAA
- a CDS encoding DUF262 domain-containing protein, which yields MKANETTVRNLLQGEKQYVVPLYQRRYSWKRKDLAQVWADVMRVTEVSDNATHFLGSVVLAPSPANTPTGVQSWLVVDGQQRLTTLSILLCAIRDHVQESDAQLAAKIDDMYLFNKYASGMERYTLLPTKADRAAWLALVERDPGAGGEDRIGEAYRFFRAALVQADDPDDDHDLIRIEQAVAARLSLVEIAAHPDDNVHRIFESLNYTGQPLTQADLLRNYLFMRLPARGDHVYERHWLPLQELLTDKQLEDLVWLDLVLRGDDRATQEAIYQSQQLRLGQLSGEAAIEEWIIDLHHKARLFRKILKPGEVADPILRRALDRLDRWGAAVVHPIALYVLLAHEARRLSSVEAADALRVVESYLVRRMIAGIASANTNRILMSLVKDLGEQVPSAKAITRALSGVRKKFPTDQYIREAVLVNSFYWLGRGPQRSYVLRCIEEDFEHKEPINFDTAKVTIEHVLPQSLTDEWREMLAPDLEADETVEELHSSLVHTLGNLSLTAYNPKLANDGFEAKKKILRDSGLAMNREIADSPRWGRTEILARGRALADRVLLIWPGPDESAAVTPPSPRWSLMNQALASIPAGRWTSYSDIAEVIGVFHRAVAGRLASVQVPNAHRVLKIDGAISADFRWPDPQRRDDPRTVLEAEGVRFDHAGRAAADQRMTATELAREVGLDTSEDGEGEEPAAA from the coding sequence TTGAAGGCGAACGAGACGACCGTCCGAAACCTGCTGCAAGGCGAGAAGCAGTATGTCGTACCGCTCTACCAGCGCCGCTACAGCTGGAAGCGCAAAGATCTCGCACAGGTTTGGGCTGACGTGATGCGGGTGACGGAGGTGAGTGACAACGCCACACACTTCCTCGGTTCGGTGGTCCTCGCGCCGAGTCCGGCTAACACGCCGACCGGCGTGCAGAGCTGGCTCGTCGTGGACGGGCAACAACGGTTGACGACACTGAGTATCCTGCTGTGTGCGATTCGGGATCACGTTCAAGAGTCCGACGCGCAGCTAGCGGCCAAGATCGACGACATGTACCTGTTCAACAAGTATGCGTCGGGGATGGAGCGATACACGCTTCTACCCACGAAGGCCGACCGAGCGGCGTGGTTGGCGCTCGTGGAAAGGGACCCCGGTGCTGGTGGTGAGGATCGGATCGGCGAGGCCTATCGCTTTTTTCGGGCCGCGCTCGTCCAAGCCGACGACCCGGACGATGACCATGATCTGATTCGGATCGAGCAGGCGGTAGCGGCGAGGTTGAGCCTCGTGGAAATCGCCGCCCACCCGGATGACAACGTCCACCGCATCTTCGAGTCACTCAACTACACCGGCCAGCCTCTCACCCAGGCGGACCTGCTGCGAAACTACCTCTTCATGCGCCTGCCCGCTCGGGGTGACCACGTCTACGAACGGCATTGGCTGCCTCTTCAGGAGTTGCTCACGGATAAGCAGCTTGAGGACCTGGTCTGGCTGGACCTGGTGCTCCGTGGGGACGACCGCGCCACCCAGGAGGCGATTTACCAGTCGCAGCAGCTGCGCCTCGGCCAATTGTCCGGTGAGGCCGCGATCGAGGAGTGGATCATCGATCTCCACCACAAAGCGCGCCTGTTCCGCAAGATTCTGAAGCCGGGCGAAGTCGCAGATCCGATCCTGCGGCGGGCGTTGGACCGGCTCGACCGCTGGGGTGCGGCAGTGGTCCACCCCATCGCTCTCTATGTCCTGCTGGCGCACGAGGCGCGCCGCCTCAGCTCGGTCGAAGCCGCTGATGCACTACGGGTCGTCGAGAGCTACCTGGTCCGTCGCATGATCGCGGGCATCGCCAGTGCCAACACCAATCGAATCTTGATGTCGCTGGTCAAGGACCTGGGAGAACAGGTCCCCTCGGCCAAAGCGATCACGCGGGCGCTTTCAGGGGTCCGAAAGAAGTTCCCCACCGACCAGTACATCCGCGAAGCCGTGCTGGTGAACAGCTTCTACTGGCTGGGGCGCGGTCCGCAGCGCAGCTACGTGCTGCGCTGTATCGAGGAGGACTTCGAGCACAAGGAGCCCATCAACTTCGACACCGCGAAGGTCACCATCGAGCACGTGTTGCCGCAGTCCCTGACGGACGAGTGGCGGGAGATGCTGGCTCCCGACCTGGAGGCCGACGAGACGGTCGAGGAACTACACAGCTCTCTGGTGCACACTCTCGGGAATCTCAGCCTGACCGCGTACAACCCCAAGCTGGCCAACGACGGATTCGAGGCCAAGAAGAAGATCCTCCGCGACAGCGGACTCGCGATGAATCGTGAAATCGCTGACTCGCCCCGGTGGGGTCGAACGGAGATCCTCGCGCGTGGCCGAGCCCTCGCTGACCGAGTCCTGCTCATTTGGCCGGGCCCCGACGAATCGGCCGCGGTGACTCCACCCAGCCCACGCTGGTCCCTGATGAACCAGGCTCTTGCCAGCATTCCTGCCGGCCGCTGGACCAGCTACTCGGACATCGCGGAGGTGATCGGCGTATTCCACCGCGCGGTTGCCGGACGCCTCGCCAGTGTCCAGGTTCCGAACGCCCACCGAGTCTTGAAGATCGACGGCGCCATCTCGGCAGACTTCCGCTGGCCCGACCCTCAACGCCGAGACGACCCACGGACCGTGTTGGAGGCCGAGGGTGTGCGCTTCGACCATGCGGGTCGGGCGGCAGCTGACCAGCGGATGACCGCCACCGAACTAGCGCGCGAGGTTGGTCTCGACACCAGCGAAGACGGGGAAGGCGAGGAGCCGGCAGCCGCATAA
- a CDS encoding DUF397 domain-containing protein, with protein sequence MANLTGAHWRKSTRSGDNGGACVEVADNLPGLVAVRDSKDPAGPALTFSPTTWMSFVRATKTGR encoded by the coding sequence ATGGCTAACCTGACCGGCGCCCACTGGCGCAAGAGCACCCGCAGCGGCGACAACGGCGGCGCGTGTGTCGAGGTCGCCGACAACCTCCCCGGCCTCGTCGCCGTACGCGACAGCAAGGACCCGGCCGGGCCGGCTCTCACCTTCTCCCCTACCACTTGGATGAGCTTCGTCCGGGCCACCAAGACCGGCCGCTGA